From the Bacteroidia bacterium genome, the window GGCAAAAGAAGGCTATGCCTAAGCGCGAAGCATTTGAGTTAGCTCAAAAAGAAGTTAGACAACAGTACAAAGAGCCGTATTATTGGGGCGCTTTTGTTATGATTGAGTAGAGAAAAATTATTTTTGATTGTCCTGCGAGCTTAGATTGTTTTAGAGCTTATTTTGTCAAAATTCTCCAGTTAGGTTCATCTCCTGCAAATTTAGCCCTGTGCGCCCATACTAACTTTCCTCTTTGGAATAGAAATGTACCTGAAAGCAGCTTGTCATCCCCAATCCGTTTAGTTTGCCATACCTTGAAACCATGTGTAAATAGACTTTTAATTCCTTTCAAAAAAGTACGAATACCAATTCTATCTTTGACCTTACCTACTTTTATCTTAAAGAAGTGGAACAAAGATAAGTCTGTGTTTGAGATATGAATTTGACCTTTCCAGAATTTTTCAAAAAATGCATTTCCTTGCTCAATTGTTCCTTGATGGACGAATATGATTGGCGGAAAACTAGGGTCGCTTTCTTTGAGTTTTTTCAAGTTAAGTACCATAGTTTTACAAAAAGTGCATCCTAATTGGCGTAAAAAAACTAGCACTACCAAAGGATATCGCTGTAAAAGTTCAGCTAAACTTTGAGCGGGTTCAGTACCATGTATTTGGATTGGTTTAGTATATTTACTTACATCTATGTCAAGTGTATCCATAGTCAAGTGAAGGATTTTTGATTTTTATTTATCTGCTTCGCCCATAACAGGGTCCACAGAACCTATTAAAACTACTGTATCTGAAACCATAGCCCCTTCTAACATTTTTTCTAAAACTTGTAAGTTGCTGAAAGAAGGGGACTTTATTTTTAATCGCCAAGGCGAACCTGTGCCATCACTGATGATATGAAAACCTAATTCACCTTTTGGAGCTTCAATAGCGTGGTAGATTTCGGCACCTTTTGGCGGACATACGCCCAGGTCAGTCATCATAAAGTCATGGATAAGTCCTTCCATAGAGTAGTATACTTCATTTTTCGATGGATAAGTGTGCTTAGCGTTATCTGCGCGAATATCACCTTTGGGCAGCTTGGCGATACACTGTTCTATAATACGGCAGCTTTGCTCCATTTCATCCATACGGACAAAGTACCGAGCTAGACAATCTCCCTCTTCTCTTATGACTACGTCAAAATCTATTTGGTCATAAACAAGATAAGGCTCAAAAGTACGAATGTCGTAAGGAACACCGCTTGCCCGCAAATTTGGTCCTGTAAAGCCGTACTGAATAGCATCCTCTTTACTAACTACTCCTATTCCTGCGTTTCTGTTCACCCATATTGGGTTTTTATCTAATAGTTTGTGCCATGCTTTGAGTTCTTTGTATAAGTTTTTGACGAAGGCATCAATTTCTTTTATTACGCTTTCGTCAGGGTCAAATTGTAGACCTCCGATACGGCAATGAGATACTGTAAAACGAACACCTGCAAAACGGTCAAAGATACTGTATATTTTTTCGCGCTCTCTAAACGTG encodes:
- the nuoD gene encoding NADH dehydrogenase (quinone) subunit D; protein product: MAESIIEKVKPEFFPKHQKALYKRLETKHSFVEVDENDPLGTEMVLNIGPQHPATHGVLRVVTKLDGENIQKCVLDIGYLHRGIEKIAENKTYQEFMPYTDRMDYLSPYSNNVAFCLAVEKLAQIQVPERAQYLRTIACELARISSHLLWLGTMVMDAGAVSMFMYTFREREKIYSIFDRFAGVRFTVSHCRIGGLQFDPDESVIKEIDAFVKNLYKELKAWHKLLDKNPIWVNRNAGIGVVSKEDAIQYGFTGPNLRASGVPYDIRTFEPYLVYDQIDFDVVIREEGDCLARYFVRMDEMEQSCRIIEQCIAKLPKGDIRADNAKHTYPSKNEVYYSMEGLIHDFMMTDLGVCPPKGAEIYHAIEAPKGELGFHIISDGTGSPWRLKIKSPSFSNLQVLEKMLEGAMVSDTVVLIGSVDPVMGEADK